In Bacteroidota bacterium, the following are encoded in one genomic region:
- a CDS encoding pentapeptide repeat-containing protein: MQKENIRNSTFRGNDYAGRSLPFPEYEGCEFLDCNFAKADLSEVNFIDCRFSGCNLGNAKLEGTGLKGVFFKDCKLIGLDFSACNDFLLDLGFDGCNLDFAYFHKKKLKKTKFVNCTIAEANFTESDLSQAVFDGCDLKRTVFQASQLRGADFRTARNYSIDPDKNAVKGAKFSYPDVLGLLDKFGIEIE, translated from the coding sequence ATGCAGAAGGAAAACATCCGCAACAGCACTTTTAGAGGCAACGACTATGCCGGCCGCAGCTTGCCCTTCCCGGAATACGAAGGCTGCGAATTCTTGGACTGCAATTTTGCAAAAGCAGACTTGAGCGAGGTCAATTTCATCGATTGCCGCTTCTCGGGCTGCAATCTTGGCAATGCCAAGCTGGAAGGTACGGGCTTGAAGGGCGTGTTTTTCAAGGATTGCAAGCTGATCGGATTGGATTTTTCTGCCTGCAACGACTTTCTCCTCGATCTGGGTTTCGATGGCTGCAACCTCGATTTTGCCTATTTTCACAAGAAAAAGCTCAAAAAGACAAAATTTGTCAACTGCACGATCGCCGAGGCCAATTTTACCGAATCCGATTTGTCCCAGGCAGTTTTTGATGGTTGTGACTTGAAGCGCACCGTGTTTCAAGCCTCGCAGTTGCGCGGTGCAGACTTCCGCACAGCCCGAAACTACAGCATCGATCCTGATAAAAATGCCGTAAAGGGTGCCAAATTCAGCTATCCGGACGTCTTGGGCTTGCTCGACAAGTTTGGAATTGAAATTGAATGA
- a CDS encoding DEAD/DEAH box helicase family protein — MRLVDSGKKFKVVYSLYEHEFLGCLFSSHVVQELDNGSLSLTYQALMPENMSQFNHMLDNEDRALVKHLDKLTSDEIVKKFGGTVRNISEFFSKKFHDAIKDTVLRYVDRLMLEAIPMLRNKPLFESSRDGYPAKTRLSIADDLASVRFYFRRNADETRYFPMVYRNNVRLSVCRKDAKVIVEEPAWMMLGTEIFTFDQDIEARKMRPFFSKPHISIPKAVEEKYFKGFVPQIVSKYEVDTEGMRISYIRRDPKFRFVVDATGNGLLSMELRVQYGDFDLKPNHQKDVDVVVGQQDNDFIFYKIFRNQEAERDVVLYMERLLGGSNLLDMGMMGRQSGLQWLSENVRELVSNGIEVVQDGEVQNLTFERPEIVFETKDAGDWFDIKAMVHIAGFIIPFLKFRKHIMQGKRDYVLPNGATAILPEEWFSDYRHLLEIAEQRDDDTLSIRKYQAVVLDMPMGNKSNFKQKIGDLVSSMEIKEYDLPRGLKADLRSYQKQGYDWLGFLQEYSFGGILADDMGLGKTLQTLSLLQREKENGPTQASLVVMPTSLIYNWVAEARKFTPSLKVLIHTGSQRNTDPLEFSQYDVIFTTYGLVRSDLEMLAKFPFHYLILDESQMIKNPSSKTAKAVKDLVAKHRLSLTGTPVENTLLDLWSQMTFLNPGLLGGETFFRDFYVTPIEKFRDAARAERLRKMIHPFILRRTKSQVALELPPKVEQVHFCEMTDAQRGLYEETKNAYRNFLLGMDEAEFGTKKLNILAGLQKLRQIAIHPQLVEEGQDYELSESGKFQEYERLLEEVISKGAKVLVFSQFVRLLKILEADLQKKGVTYCYLDGSTVDRQAQVERFQTDPDVQVFLISLKAGGVGLNLTAAEYVFILDPWWNPAAERQAVDRSHRIGQTATVFSYKFISKDTIEEKIVKLQERKSQLSDAVISEEKELFKQLNLKDLVELFS, encoded by the coding sequence ATGAGATTGGTTGATTCAGGAAAGAAATTCAAGGTCGTTTATTCGCTGTACGAGCATGAATTTTTGGGTTGTCTTTTTTCTTCGCATGTCGTGCAAGAGCTTGACAATGGGAGCCTTAGCCTGACCTACCAAGCGCTGATGCCCGAGAATATGTCGCAGTTCAACCACATGCTCGACAACGAGGACAGGGCCTTGGTCAAACATCTTGACAAACTTACCAGCGATGAGATTGTCAAGAAATTTGGCGGAACGGTGCGCAACATCAGCGAATTTTTCTCCAAAAAGTTCCACGATGCGATCAAAGACACTGTGCTTCGGTACGTAGATCGCCTGATGTTGGAAGCAATCCCCATGTTACGCAACAAACCCCTTTTTGAATCAAGCAGGGACGGTTATCCAGCCAAAACCCGTTTGAGCATTGCCGATGATCTCGCATCGGTACGCTTTTATTTTCGCCGCAATGCAGATGAAACGCGGTATTTTCCGATGGTCTACCGCAACAACGTCAGGCTTTCCGTCTGTCGAAAAGATGCAAAGGTCATCGTGGAAGAGCCCGCTTGGATGATGCTGGGAACGGAAATTTTCACTTTTGACCAAGATATTGAGGCGCGCAAGATGCGTCCATTCTTTTCCAAACCCCATATTTCGATTCCAAAAGCCGTTGAGGAAAAGTACTTCAAAGGATTCGTCCCTCAAATCGTCAGCAAATACGAGGTCGATACCGAGGGCATGCGGATATCCTACATTCGGCGCGACCCAAAGTTTAGATTTGTGGTAGATGCGACCGGCAATGGCCTTTTGTCCATGGAGTTGCGTGTGCAATACGGGGATTTCGATCTCAAGCCCAACCACCAAAAGGATGTCGACGTCGTGGTGGGACAACAAGACAACGACTTCATCTTCTACAAGATTTTCCGCAATCAAGAAGCCGAACGTGACGTCGTTTTGTACATGGAACGCTTGCTCGGCGGAAGTAACTTGCTGGATATGGGCATGATGGGCCGGCAATCTGGACTGCAATGGCTTTCAGAAAATGTACGTGAGCTCGTTTCCAACGGCATCGAAGTCGTGCAAGACGGTGAAGTTCAGAATCTCACGTTTGAACGCCCCGAAATTGTATTCGAGACCAAAGACGCGGGCGACTGGTTTGATATCAAAGCCATGGTGCATATTGCAGGCTTCATAATTCCCTTTTTGAAGTTCAGGAAGCACATTATGCAAGGCAAACGGGACTACGTGCTGCCCAATGGTGCCACGGCGATCCTTCCCGAAGAGTGGTTTTCAGATTACCGTCACCTGCTCGAAATTGCGGAGCAACGCGACGACGATACCTTGAGCATTCGCAAGTATCAGGCGGTTGTGTTGGACATGCCGATGGGGAACAAATCCAATTTCAAGCAGAAAATCGGGGATTTGGTTTCCTCGATGGAAATCAAGGAGTACGACCTCCCGCGTGGGCTCAAAGCCGATTTGCGCAGCTACCAAAAACAGGGATACGATTGGCTCGGATTTCTCCAGGAATACAGCTTTGGCGGTATCTTGGCCGATGACATGGGTTTGGGAAAAACGCTTCAAACGCTCTCTTTGCTTCAACGCGAAAAGGAGAATGGTCCGACGCAAGCATCTTTGGTAGTGATGCCGACTTCGCTGATATACAACTGGGTAGCGGAGGCCAGGAAGTTTACGCCATCACTGAAGGTGCTCATCCACACGGGTTCCCAACGCAATACAGATCCCCTCGAATTTTCCCAATACGACGTCATTTTTACGACTTACGGCTTGGTGCGTTCCGATCTCGAAATGCTGGCCAAGTTTCCGTTTCATTATTTGATCTTGGACGAAAGTCAAATGATCAAGAATCCGAGCTCCAAAACTGCCAAGGCGGTCAAGGATCTTGTCGCCAAACACCGACTTTCGCTCACGGGCACGCCCGTGGAAAACACATTGCTCGACCTTTGGTCGCAAATGACCTTCCTCAATCCGGGATTGCTCGGCGGCGAAACGTTTTTCCGCGATTTTTACGTGACCCCGATCGAGAAATTTCGCGATGCAGCCCGCGCAGAGCGCTTGCGCAAAATGATCCACCCCTTCATTCTGCGCCGCACCAAATCCCAAGTTGCCCTCGAATTGCCACCCAAGGTTGAGCAGGTGCACTTTTGCGAGATGACTGACGCGCAGCGTGGACTCTACGAGGAAACCAAAAATGCCTACCGCAATTTCCTCTTGGGAATGGACGAAGCGGAATTCGGGACCAAGAAGCTGAACATCCTCGCAGGCCTTCAAAAGCTACGACAAATCGCGATTCACCCCCAATTGGTGGAAGAGGGACAGGATTATGAACTCTCCGAATCCGGTAAATTCCAGGAATATGAGCGGCTTTTGGAGGAAGTGATTTCCAAAGGCGCCAAAGTGCTCGTCTTTTCGCAGTTTGTACGGCTTCTCAAGATTCTTGAGGCCGATTTGCAGAAAAAGGGCGTCACGTATTGTTATCTCGACGGTTCGACGGTTGATCGTCAGGCGCAAGTCGAGCGATTTCAAACTGATCCGGATGTGCAGGTTTTCCTCATCAGCCTCAAAGCAGGGGGTGTGGGTCTGAACTTGACAGCGGCTGAATATGTCTTCATCCTTGACCCGTGGTGGAATCCCGCGGCTGAGCGCCAAGCGGTTGATAGAAGTCACCGTATCGGTCAAACCGCAACGGTATTTTCCTACAAATTCATTTCCAAAGACACGATCGAAGAAAAGATCGTAAAGCTGCAAGAGCGCAAGTCACAACTCTCAGATGCGGTCATTTCCGAAGAAAAGGAATTGTTCAAACAGTTGAATTTGAAAGACTTGGTCGAATTGTTTTCTTGA
- a CDS encoding UbiA prenyltransferase family protein, translating to MYFLTLGALGMAIRIHETGQTAMVDWAESGLEFLAMLITLSYAAVFAIVTNNLEDLEADRISNPDRPLVRGSVNKRSYLLAGVLSQALALGFALVFPMLWQSGLELDLFWGIVGISIGYYVYSCRPLRLKRVPVIAKLIIGMNGWMVTVCGYVMAGGEWATFPWIWSIFILVPLSLAANFIDLKDIAGDKATGVATLPVLLGERNARLVIALATLATYVMGGILLDVAWAYPLNAGAALLHIYLLYRKPYNEKLIFPLLLASLAGLVIFLVWA from the coding sequence TTGTACTTTTTGACGCTCGGTGCATTGGGAATGGCCATTCGGATCCATGAAACGGGGCAAACGGCGATGGTCGATTGGGCCGAATCGGGACTGGAATTTTTAGCTATGCTGATCACACTCAGTTATGCAGCCGTGTTTGCCATCGTCACCAACAATTTGGAGGATTTGGAGGCGGATCGCATCAGCAATCCCGACCGCCCGCTCGTGCGCGGGAGCGTGAACAAGCGCAGCTACCTGCTTGCGGGCGTGCTGTCGCAAGCGCTTGCGCTGGGATTCGCGTTGGTGTTTCCAATGCTCTGGCAATCAGGACTTGAGCTCGATCTTTTTTGGGGAATCGTAGGGATTTCCATCGGATATTATGTCTATTCCTGTCGGCCATTGCGGCTCAAGCGGGTGCCCGTGATTGCAAAATTGATCATCGGGATGAATGGATGGATGGTGACGGTTTGCGGCTACGTCATGGCGGGCGGCGAATGGGCTACATTCCCTTGGATTTGGTCGATTTTCATCTTGGTGCCGCTTTCGTTGGCTGCGAATTTCATTGATTTAAAGGACATTGCCGGCGACAAGGCTACGGGTGTTGCGACGTTGCCGGTGCTCCTTGGCGAGCGGAATGCACGGTTGGTGATCGCCTTGGCGACCTTGGCGACGTATGTGATGGGTGGGATTTTGTTGGATGTTGCTTGGGCTTATCCGCTGAATGCCGGAGCTGCGCTGTTGCATATTTACCTGTTGTATCGGAAGCCCTACAATGAGAAATTGATTTTCCCGCTGTTGTTGGCTTCGCTTGCGGGTTTGGTTATTTTCTTGGTTTGGGCTTAG